Part of the Apteryx mantelli isolate bAptMan1 unplaced genomic scaffold, bAptMan1.hap1 HAP1_SCAFFOLD_416, whole genome shotgun sequence genome, TCCCAGTTCAGCCCAGTTCAACCCCAGTCTGGCCTGGTTCATCCCCAGCCCGGTTTGGTTCGGCTCGGTtgtgccccggcccggcccggctctgaATCCcgccttccctcctgcccccggctctgtccctctccctcctcctcctcctcctccctcccgggCAGCTCCTGAAGCCGCTCATGGAAAAACGCCGCCGCGACCGCATGAACCGCAGCCTGGACCGGCTCCGGCTGCTGCTGCTCGCCGCCACTCGCGACGAGGTGAGGCTCTATCGCGACTATCGCGGCCCTATCGCGACTATCGCGGCGCTATCGCGGCGCTATCGCGGCCCCCCTGCCATTAGCGCCTCGTTATCCCGCTTGTCGCTTCTCCTGTAGCCTTTTTCAGTGCTAAGCTGCAGTTTTCTGGCCATTATCGCCCCCCAGCGGCACTATCGCGGTACTACCGCAGCTCTATCGCGGCTTGGTTGCCGTTAGCGCCTCGTTATCGCGGCTTGGTTGCCATTAGCGCCTCGTTATCCCGCCTGTCGCCTCCCCTTTAGGCTTTTTCACTGCCGCACCGCGGCTTTGTGGCCATTATCGCCCCCCCCCGCGGGACTATCGCGGCACTATCGCGGCTGTCGCGGTGTTACATGTGTCCCCCCCGCCTCTCTCTCGCTTCCCCCCGACCCCCACCCAGCGCCTCCGAAACCCAAGGTGGAGAAGGCTGAGATCCTGCAGAAGACAGTGCAGTTCCTGCGGGCGCAGCCCCCCTCAggtccgtgcctcggtttccccccgCCCTGCCCGCACCCAGCACCCCATGGGCTTCTCGGGTGGCTCCCGTGGGGTTGTGCGGGGGCCGcatcctgccctgctcccccGTGGGGCACCCAGGACCCTGGTGGGGCTTCTTGGGCGGCTCCTATGGGGCTGTGGAGGGGCCAcatcctgccctgcacccccatgGGGCACCCAAGACCCAGGTGGGGCTTCTTGGGTGGCTGCTATGGGGCTGTGCAGGGGCCACATCCTGCCCCACACCCCCGTGGGGCACCCAGGACCCCATGGGGCTTCTCAGGTGGCCGCTATGGGGTTGTGCAGGGGCCGCATCCTGCTCCGCACCCCCGTGGGGCACCCAGGACCCAGGTGGGGCTTCTTGGGTGGCTGCTATGGGGTTGTGCAGGGGCCACATCCTGCCCCGCACCCCCATGGGGCACCCAGGACCCCGTGGGGCTTCCCGGGTGGCCGCTGCGGGGGGTGACGCGGggtggcggggccgggcggggggccgggggggggcggcgcgggccctcACGGTGTCTCTCTCCGCCACAGAGCCCTCGGCGACGGCGGAGCTGTTCCTGCGGCGCTACCGCAGCGGCTACCGGAATGCctggcccgcgccgcccgcttcCTCCAGGCCGCCGGCCCCACGGACGCCGGCCCCACGgacgccccccggcccccccgctcaTCCCCGGGCCGCTCCGgactggccccgcccccgccgcgggccggctCCGCCTGTCCCGTCTCCCCCGGTTACCCCGCTTACGGGCCCGGTTACCCCGGTTACGGGCCTACGCTGGGGCCTAGGCCCAGGCCCGAGGGCGGCCCCGGGTGCGGCAACGGCCCCCGTTGCCCCGGAGACGGCCCCCATTGCCCTGGCGACAACCCCCGGCGCCCTGGCGATGGCCTTGGTTGCCCCGGAGACGACCCCGCTTGCCCCGGTTACCGCGGTCACAGGCCTGCTCTGGGGTCTACTCACAGGCCTGACAGCCGCAATGGCCCCCGTTGCCCCGGCGATGGCGCCGGTTGCCCTGGAGACGGCCCTGGTTACCCCGGCAACAACCCCCGGTGCCCTAGAGACAGCCCCGGTTGCCCTGGAGATGGCCCTGCTTGCCCCGGTTACCATGGTTACAGGCCTGGTCTCGGGCTTGCTCGCAGGCCTGACAACGGCTATGGCCCCCGTTGCCCCGGTGATGGCTCCGGTTGCCCCGGCGATGGCCCCCGGTGCTCCGGAGACAGCCCCGGTTACCCTGGAGACAGCCCGGGTTGCCCCGGCGACAGCCCCAGTTACCACGGTACCGGCCTGCTCTCGGGCCTACTCACAGGCCTGACAGCGGTGACGGCCCCAGTTGCCCTGGTGACGGCCTCGGTTGCCCCGGCGATGACCCCGGTTGTCCTGGCGACAGCCCTGGTTGCCATGGAAATGGCCCCTTGTGCCCCGGTTGCCATGGTTACGGGCCTGGTCTGGGGCCTGGTCTGGGGCCTAGTCTGGGGCCTAGTCTGGGGCCTAGTCTGGGGCCTAGTCTGAGGCCTAGTTTCGGGCCTAGTCTCGGGCCTAGTCTCGGGCCCAACCATGGCGTCGGCCATGACACCCGCGTCGGCCATGACACCCGCGTCGGCCATGGCCCCGCCCCACGAGGACTCAGGGCGCCGGTGCTCCaaggggggccgggccggggctggggggctgccggggccgccccggcacgTCTGGAGACCCTGGCCATGACCCCCCGGgcgcctggggagggggggcggggtgaggggggcggggggtggggccACGGGGGGGGCAGGGGTCCTGGGGGAGGGGCTTCAACTGGTCTactgggagagctgggaattTGAACTGGTCTACTGGGAGAAAGGCCCTTTTTGACTGGTATGCTGGAAGAACTGGGAATTTGAACTGGTCTACTGGGAGAATAGGCCCTTTTAAACTGGTATACTGGGAGAAAGGTGAATTTGAACTGGTCTACTgggagaatgggcccttttttaCTGGTCTACTGGGAGAACTGGAATTTGAACTGGTCTACTGGGAGAATGGCCTTTTTAAACTGGTCTACTAGAAAAACGGGCCCTTTTTTACTGGTATACTGGGAGAAAGGTGAATTTGAACTGGTCTACTGGGAGAACAGGATATTTGAACTGGTATACTGGGAGGAAGGCAGCTTTTAACTGGTCTACTGGGCGGACGGGGGGTTTAACTGGTGTACTGGGAGGACCAAACTTCACTACTGGTATACTGGGAGAACAGGAGGGTTTTAACCGGCAGACTGGAGGAAGGCCCCTTTTCACCGGCATACTGGAGGACACGGCTT contains:
- the LOC136996572 gene encoding calphotin-like, producing PEAAHGKTPPRPHEPQPGPAPAAAARRHSRRAPPKPKVEKAEILQKTVQFLRAQPPSEPSATAELFLRRYRSGYRNAWPAPPASSRPPAPRTPAPRTPPGPPAHPRAAPDWPRPRRGPAPPVPSPPVTPLTGPVTPVTGLRWGLGPGPRAAPGAATAPVAPETAPIALATTPGALAMALVAPETTPLAPVTAVTGLLWGLLTGLTAAMAPVAPAMAPVALETALVTPATTPGALETAPVALEMALLAPVTMVTGLVSGLLAGLTTAMAPVAPVMAPVAPAMAPGAPETAPVTLETARVAPATAPVTTVPACSRAYSQA